In the Tautonia rosea genome, one interval contains:
- a CDS encoding Uma2 family endonuclease, with protein sequence MATATRPDAATVDAEVLRLEHLTTEADDPIVPPPGDDVFYEVVDGEVIEIPPMGTFEADIANLIAYAMNEYALPRKLGRAFVEVLYRIDPERKIRRQPDVAFVSADRWPVGKRAPKASSWQVVPDLAVEVVSPSDLAAHLNRKISDFFQAGTVAVWVIYQETRQVYVYSSPTAVQILTPPAELDGGAILPGFRLPVARLFDDDPDTATEPAPES encoded by the coding sequence ATGGCCACCGCGACCCGCCCCGACGCCGCAACGGTTGATGCCGAGGTTCTTCGCCTGGAGCACCTCACCACCGAAGCCGACGATCCGATCGTTCCTCCTCCGGGTGATGACGTTTTCTACGAAGTCGTGGACGGCGAGGTCATCGAGATTCCGCCCATGGGAACATTTGAAGCCGATATTGCGAACCTGATCGCGTATGCGATGAACGAGTACGCCTTACCGAGGAAGCTCGGCCGGGCCTTCGTCGAGGTGCTCTACCGGATCGACCCCGAGCGAAAGATCCGCCGGCAGCCGGATGTGGCCTTCGTCTCGGCGGACCGATGGCCCGTCGGGAAGCGGGCCCCGAAGGCGAGTTCCTGGCAGGTCGTGCCCGACCTGGCCGTCGAGGTCGTCAGCCCCTCCGACCTGGCCGCGCACCTGAACCGCAAGATCAGCGATTTCTTTCAGGCCGGGACGGTCGCCGTCTGGGTCATCTATCAGGAAACCCGGCAAGTCTACGTGTACTCCTCCCCCACTGCCGTCCAGATCCTCACCCCCCCGGCCGAACTCGACGGCGGCGCGATTCTCCCCGGCTTCCGACTCCCCGTCGCCCGGCTCTTCGACGACGACCCGGACACCGCGACGGAACCGGCCCCGGAATCCTGA